One Rhodoluna sp. KAS3 DNA window includes the following coding sequences:
- a CDS encoding MFS transporter, translating to MQNTRNRWIGLVFISLAISLVIIDGTIVNTIFPSIIEDLGLTSTEVQWVQESYVLVFASLLLVWGSLADRIGRRKVLVIGLVIFVLASVWAGFSQDAAQMIMARVAQGVGGAMVLPTTLSLVNANFQGRERGIAFAVWGSTIGGMVAVGPVLGGWLATDFDWRWAFNINLPLGLLVIAGLLYWIGESKQEHREGGIDYVGAGISVVMFATLVFGLIEGRVYGWWQASTTNVFTIGDFSWPTEGLSIIPVSLGISLVFFVLFALWEKARERAHKNVLLDLDLFKIGSFRNGSIAALIISMGEFGLLFAIPLWLQNVLGLSAISSGLVLLWLAGGSFLASGIGGAMSGKLSATNAVRIGVALELIGIAGIALFGTIEGGWLSVAAWLMIYGMGIGLATAQLTGVIMVDVPNEKIGQASGSQSTVRQIGSALGIAVLGTILFTSTQVASEQNLREVPLIASIDAAAQTELVEGLTDQVVDSAGAALPYVEAGMIQAGLPPQAAADIQAAANQGFTTGVQATGWAAAGFMALGFASTFAMGTKRRKD from the coding sequence ATGCAAAATACCCGTAACCGTTGGATCGGTCTTGTCTTTATTTCTTTGGCCATCTCTCTGGTTATCATCGACGGAACCATCGTCAACACCATTTTTCCGAGCATCATCGAAGACCTTGGCCTAACCTCTACCGAGGTTCAGTGGGTTCAAGAGAGCTACGTTTTGGTCTTTGCCTCACTGCTTTTGGTTTGGGGTTCACTGGCAGACCGCATTGGTCGCCGCAAAGTTTTGGTAATCGGTTTGGTCATCTTTGTGCTGGCATCGGTCTGGGCAGGTTTTAGCCAAGATGCAGCCCAAATGATCATGGCCCGCGTGGCCCAAGGTGTCGGTGGAGCCATGGTGCTACCGACCACGCTGTCGCTGGTCAACGCAAATTTTCAGGGTCGCGAGCGCGGCATTGCCTTTGCCGTTTGGGGTTCAACCATCGGTGGAATGGTGGCCGTTGGGCCGGTACTTGGCGGTTGGCTAGCCACTGACTTTGACTGGCGCTGGGCTTTCAACATCAACCTGCCGCTAGGCCTGTTGGTTATTGCAGGTCTGCTGTACTGGATTGGCGAATCTAAGCAAGAGCACCGCGAAGGTGGCATCGACTACGTCGGTGCAGGTATCTCAGTTGTGATGTTTGCCACCCTAGTTTTTGGTCTAATCGAAGGCCGTGTTTATGGCTGGTGGCAGGCCAGCACCACAAATGTTTTCACCATCGGTGATTTCAGTTGGCCAACCGAAGGCCTTTCAATCATTCCGGTTTCGCTCGGGATCTCGTTGGTCTTCTTTGTGCTCTTTGCCCTCTGGGAGAAGGCTCGTGAGCGCGCACACAAGAATGTGCTGCTTGACCTTGACCTATTTAAAATTGGCAGTTTCAGAAACGGCTCAATTGCCGCACTGATTATTTCGATGGGCGAGTTCGGTCTACTTTTTGCAATCCCACTGTGGCTTCAGAACGTGCTTGGCCTCAGCGCAATTTCATCTGGATTGGTTCTGCTTTGGCTTGCCGGCGGCTCATTCCTGGCTTCCGGAATCGGCGGTGCGATGAGCGGCAAGCTTTCGGCCACCAACGCGGTACGCATCGGTGTTGCTCTTGAGCTAATTGGTATTGCCGGTATTGCCCTGTTCGGCACCATCGAGGGCGGCTGGCTGTCAGTAGCCGCTTGGTTGATGATTTACGGAATGGGAATCGGTCTGGCCACCGCCCAGCTGACCGGCGTGATCATGGTTGATGTTCCGAACGAAAAAATTGGTCAGGCTTCGGGCTCGCAGAGCACGGTTCGCCAAATTGGTTCAGCGCTGGGCATCGCTGTTTTGGGAACGATTCTGTTCACCTCAACTCAGGTGGCCAGCGAGCAAAACCTTCGCGAGGTTCCGTTGATTGCATCGATCGATGCGGCTGCGCAGACCGAGCTGGTTGAGGGACTTACCGACCAGGTTGTGGATTCTGCCGGTGCGGCCCTGCCATACGTTGAGGCCGGAATGATTCAGGCCGGGTTGCCGCCGCAGGCCGCCGCCGATATTCAGGCTGCCGCCAACCAGGGCTTTACTACTGGAGTTCAGGCAACCGGTTGGGCTGCTGCCGGATTTATGGCACTCGGATTTGCTTCAACCTTTGCAATGGGAACCAAGCGCCGCAAGGATTAA
- a CDS encoding CrcB family protein codes for MKPTIRVIWLTFMGGTIGTLARFFIGDVSGQLMGLVLVNTLGAAALGWFNGDKRFDTAEQKAFWAVGLAGGFTTMSGLASMIVTWQSVLGWVVFAWALALFASGLASYYLAYSIARDRGAK; via the coding sequence GTGAAACCGACTATCCGAGTAATTTGGCTCACCTTTATGGGCGGCACGATTGGCACGCTCGCGCGATTTTTTATCGGTGATGTATCAGGTCAACTGATGGGGCTAGTGCTGGTCAACACGCTTGGTGCCGCTGCCCTGGGTTGGTTCAACGGTGACAAACGCTTTGACACCGCAGAGCAAAAAGCGTTTTGGGCCGTTGGTCTGGCTGGTGGTTTTACGACTATGAGCGGGCTGGCGTCGATGATCGTAACTTGGCAGAGTGTGCTGGGCTGGGTGGTTTTTGCCTGGGCTCTTGCGCTCTTTGCATCGGGGTTGGCCTCTTACTATTTGGCCTACTCGATTGCTCGTGATCGGGGTGCCAAATGA